ATAAAAATACACATATTAGTGATACTCTTTTATCATATTGAGGTGATTTTAAAAGAAAGAAAATGATTACCTTTAATGATAAAGATGGTACATATGAGTTTTCTCTTATTCCAGAATTGTTTGCGCCTGAAAATTTCACAGCGGAGAGATTCCCTAATCCATACTTTCCTGATGATCGAAACAAAGATGTAGTTAATAAATTAAAATGAATAGATTGAGCAGAGAATGATTTTAGGAAAATTTCATATAGACAAGAATCTCCAAACGGACCTAAGACATTTATTTACTCAAATCTTAAACCTAGTGATTACTACGGAGATACAGGTTTTAAAATGGTTGTTGTTGGATTCAAAACAGAAGCACAAAGATTAGATGAAGAATGAGTAAAAATTACTAATATAAAACTTGGTACACATGTTATTTCTGATGACACAAGCGCTGATAATTCAGTGTCAAATGCTTCATGAATAACGTTTGATGATGCAAAAAATCCATCTTCATATTCATTTTCAGGTGATGGAATCACTGGTGCAAATATGCATTGAACAATAGAATCTGATGAAGCAAGTAGAACTATTACCCTTAAATATAAATTAGAATCTACAAGACAAAGGGAAGGTAATTTTACTGGTGATGTCTTTTCATCAAATGAAAGAACAATTACTATTAGTGGATTCCCTTCTGAAGGTCAACCTGCTGTTGAATCTCAACAAAAAGATGATATTGAGAATTTAACACCTACTTTTACAGCTGATTCAAAAAAACAAGCTTCATATTTTGATACAAATAAAGAAGAAATTTCAAGAAGTGTAACTCAAGATGCAGAAAGTAAATACAATAGAACAGTAAATATCTTAGAAGTATTAGGATATGATGATGCTACTGGTAAATTAAAAGTAAAATATCGAATTGAATCTACACCTAAAGATAAACCTCAAGAAGCTCCTTTAAGTTCAAGAAAAAAAACAGCTGAAATTGAAGGTTACTTAACAGAAAAACAAAGAATTCAAAACATCAAAGATTCTTTATCTAATGAATCCATTTGATTTAACGGTGATAAAAAACAAACATCACCTTCTTCAGTTGATAAATCAAATATAACACCTAAAGATTTATCTAGCGATAATGCTACAATGACAATTACATCTATATCAGGAAATGATAAAGATGGAACTTTAACAACAAATTATGACATTAAAAGTTCTAAAACTGTTGATCAACTTTACAAAGGTGAGTATGCAACAAATGGTAAAGATGTAAATGCAATTAATAATACAGCAGTTTCAGGAAGTGAATCATTAACTGGTTTCAAAACCGAAGCAGAAAGACTTGATAAATTAACTACAAATCTTGATTATACTGATAAAGAAGTAACAATGCCTTCTGCAACTAATAAAGAGTCAGTAACTAATGACCTTGGAAATGATCAAAACGCAAAAGTTGTTATTGATTCAATTGAAGAAGCTAATGATGGATCTGGAACTATTAAATTTAAATACCATTTTGAATCTACAAAAGACGGAATGACTGGTGTTGTGTCAAGTTCAAAAGAAGCTACAATTAATGGATTCAAAACAGAAAAACAAAGATTAAATGAACTTAATGCTACACTTGATTACACTAATAAATCAACAACAATGCCTTCAGGTTCTAATGCTGATAGCATTACTAAAGCACTTCCTAACGGAAGTGCTGCAACAGTGGTTATTGATTCAATTGAAGAAAGAAACGACAAAGATGGAAGTATAAAAGTTAAATACCACTTAGTTTCTTCTAAAAACGGAATGACAAATATTGTTTCAGAATCAAAAGAAGGTACTATCACAGGATTCAAAACAGAAAAACAAAGATTAGATGATCTTAGTGCAACTTTAAATTATCCAAATAAAGATACAACTATTGCTTCAGATGCGCTTAAAGAAAAATTCAATTCTAACCCAAATACTTTTGATAATGCTAAATTATTTATGTACTCAATAACAGAAGCAAACGATGAAGCTGGTACATTAAAAGTTAATTACCACTTTGTATCTACAAAAGATGGAATGAATGATGTTGTTTCTGAAACTTATTCTCAAGAATTTAGTGGATTCAAAATCCCTTCAAAAGAATTAAGCAATATTAATGATTTAGACGCATCATTTAATGGTGATAATTCAAAATTACCTTCATATTTTGATAGTTCAACAGCAGATAAAACACTTTCTACAACTGTAGATCAAGATCCTGATGAAATTTACAATAGAGTTGTTAAAGTTACTGAAGTTGTGAATCCAAATGATAAAGAAGGTAAATTAATTATTAAATATGTAATTGTTTCAACAAACAAAACTGATCCTAATGAAACATACATTTCAAATAAAAAAGAAGTAGAAGTTCCAGGGTTTAAAACTGAAGAACAAAGACTTAATGAACTTAGTTCTGAGGCAAGTTATCCGGATAAAGAAAATACTTCTCCTTCTGAAATTGATGTAAATAACATTAGCTTTACAAATAATTTAGAAGATGCTAATGTTGAACTTATTCCTGATTCTCTTGTTAAAGATGATTTAACTAATTCAGTTACAGGTAAATACAAAACCACTTCAACTAAAGAAGGTGCTGAAGATGTTTCTGTAGAAAAAGAATTCACTATTACCAATTTTCAAAGCGAAGTAGAACGTTTAAATAAATTAGTTAATAACGATCAGGCAACTAAAACAGTTACTTACAATGATGCTTCACAAGAAAAAGAAGCCATTAAAGCTTCAGAATTTGTTGCTAAAGAAAATCTTCTTGAGCTTATTAATGCAAATATTTCAACTCCAGATTCATTAGTTAATAAATCAAAAATTGAAATTAATCTTGATGATATTGTAATTAATGATGAAGATGGAACTATCACATTTAAATACCACTTAGTTTCTTCAAAAGATGAATTTACAAATGCTGATAAAGCTGATAAAACTTCTACAACAGAAGAAAATCTTATTTTAGATGGATTTTTAACCAACTTACAAGCTAGAAAAAATGAATTAATTAACAAAATTAATGAACTTGTTAATAGTAATAATGAAGGTAATTCAGGACTTATCGAAGAGCAAGCAGATGAGCTTATTAACTTAATTAATAGCGATAAAACTGATACCATTGCTAAAGTTGATGAACTTGAAAAACAAGCTGATATTACTGTAATTAAAAATGATTTAGCAAAACTTACTCACCTTAATTCAAAACAAAGAAGTGATGCTGATAGTAAAATTAGCAAACCAGATTTAACTGCTAAGGAAGCTAAAGAAATTTATAATTCTTACGTTGAAATTGATGCAAAAATGGAAAAACTTGGAGAATTAGTTGATAAATATAACAAGCTTATTAGCGATCCAAATAATAAAAAATACACAAGCGCTAATGAAGAAACTAAAACTCAGTTTGATAATAATTTAAACTATGCAAAAGAACTTCTTAAGTCAGATAAATATAATGGAATTAGTGAAGATTTAGCTTTAGAGGAAGTTCCATTTAACCTTTTAGATAAGTTAATTAGCGATGTTAATACTATAAATAGTTTAGATTATGATTATGAGAATTTAAATAATAATTCTAAATTCCCTAAAGAATTAATTGATAATCTTAGATACCTTAATGAGCAAGAAAAACAAAAATATAAAGATGCAATTGAACCTAAAGAAACTTACTCAGAAGGTCAAGCTATTTACAATTATGCAGTAATTGTTAATAATCATAAAAACGATGCAATTAATTACATCGATTCACTTAAATATCTAAATGAAACTGAAAAGCAAGCATTTAAAGATAAAGTAATTGTTGCTAATGGCGAAGATTTTGATCTAGTAGATAAAATCAAAAACGATGTTTACGAAGCTGATTTATCAGTTAAAAAACTTATTGATGCAGCTAAAGGTGCTGCAAGATTAACTAATGATGAAATTAACCAAATTATTAATAACCTTCACAATTTAGGTGTTAATAATCCAAATTATGATAATTTAGATAATCAACTTATTAGCTACAATGACTTTGCAGATGCATTAGAAAGATACCGTAAAGATAATATATCTAGCGATACTTTCTTAGAAAATGAAAGATTGTTAAAAGAACAAATTGCTAAATTAGATGAGAATCATTCATATAATCAAAATAACATCTCAAAAGCTGCACAAGCACTTCAAGATCGCTCAGGTTTACTTAAAAAAGATTCTCAAAGCGAAATTAATTTAGTGCATTCTCTTTTAGAATCAAGAGAAACAACATTTAAAAATGAAATTTCCCATGATAATTTAGTAAACCAAAATAGATACCAAAACTTCGCTAAAAACGTGGTAAATGCAAAATACTTTAAGCTAGCTATTAAAGGAAAAGCAACTAAAGAGGAAATTCAGATTCTTAAATCCATTGCAAAAAGCGATGCTTCAAATGTAATTTACAGTGCATTAATTAAGAAACTTGATGCAATTAAAGTTTATATTCCAAGAAAAGTAACTTCATTTAAATGATGATTACTTGTGTCTCTTACCCTTCTTACACTCGGTTTTTGAATATTTATGCTTGGAAGAAAGAAAAATTAAAGACCTTTAATAGCTTCTATTAAGGCAAAATAAAAGCACCAGCAATAGCGCTAGTGCTTTTTTACTTGCTTTCTAAAAAGAGGAGTAATTTCTCGATTCAAGGAGAATTATTGTCATATCCAGGATAAACTGAGCTTTTCTTGGTTATTTCAAATCCATTATCCATGCTGACGCTATATTTAACTACATCAAACATTGAAATATCATTTTCACCATCACCAAAGGCAATTGTTCTATTTAAATCTAAACTATATTTAGATGCAAGGTACATTAATCCTTTACCTTTAGTTGCAGTATTTTCCATTACATCATACATTGTTTTTCTAGAATAAAGGCCATGAATGCTGCTTAGAGAAGCTGAAAGCTCTTTAATTTGCTTAATTAAACTTGGCTGTGCGCTATCAGTTAAAATTAAGAACTTGCACACATGATACTTATTTATGTCAAAAGTAGCATCAATTTCAGTATATACACCAGGAGCTAAAAAGCTATAATTATCCCTTTCAGGGAAAAATTTAGTTGCTCCAGTTGGATGCCCAAACATTCCGTTTGTTGTATAAATTAAAAATTCATAATTTAGCTCCATTAATTTATCAAACATTTGCTGAGCATCTTTGCTTGGCATTGAATCATAATGAATAAGCTGATGATTTTGGTTATCATAAATCATAGCTCCATTTGATGTAATCATTGGAAAATCTGGTTTAATGTTACTGATTGTGGTTTGGAGCGTATAATAAGGTCTTCCAGTTGCTATAATTACCTTTTTACCCATTTGTTGAAATTTCTCAATAGATGCAATATTTTTTTTAAAAATATCATTTTTCTCATTAAGTAAAGTTCCATCCATATCAAAGACAAAATTGTCAATTTCATCTAAATTAAACTTAACTAATTTGATTTTGTAAGCAACAGCTTTATGTTCTTTTTGCTGCTCTTTTGAGTAATACTTTTCAATTTCTAAGTAGTTATTTGGATCATTATTTTCAAATCCTAATTTTAAATTATCAATAGCAGCAAAAAGCCCTTTAAATGAATCAAATTTTTCAATTTGTTCAATTTGAGCAACTTCAAAATCACCACTATCTTGGTTTTTGATCCGTATTAAATTACCTACTTTTAAATTTTGTCTTGATGGATAATCAAGACGAATTTCATATACTTTTTGACCATTTCTTATTTTTTTAAACCACTTATTTTCAACTAAAAATTCTCTTTGCACTTTATTTTCCTTTAATGAATTATTTATATTTTAAATATTTTTTATTTTTATCAAATTAATTTATGCTTGTTTTGTTTGAAATTGCCCAAGTTTTGAAAGTAATTAGAGAATTTTAAGCATTTTTATTTTCTATAAAAAACTAAATTAAGATTTTCCAAAATGCTCTCTAAAAAAAAAAAAAAAACTTTTAGAGCTGCATTGTAGGTATAAAAGGAAAGCGTTAATGTTTTGAATATCTAGATTATTGCATATACTTAATTAAGTATTTTTTAATAAAAGAAAAGAAATCTTTTTATAAATTAAATACTTTATAACAATAATTTAAAAGAAAGAAGTGATAAATTATGCACAGAAATAAGAAAACAAAGAAAATCCCGTTTGTCTTAGCAAGTGGTGTTTCACTTACTAGTTTATTTGCAACTTTATCAGTTACGATAAATGATCCAGCAACTGCAAATGTAAATGAAGTTGTAAATACTCAGTTTGAAGAAGTCACCAACTTTTTTGAAGACACTATTTGAAATAATTATGCAAATATCGAAGGTATAAATTCAGGAAGAAATTTAGACAATTACAACTTTTTAACTCCAACAACCTTTGATAAGCCACAACTTTATAATTATTTAAAATTAGAGGGTAATCGAAGTGATTTAGATATAGGGACTACACCTAGCACAAAAACAAACGATGGTTTAAATAAAACATCTCCATCACTAATGTCTACTCGTGATTGAAGTAGGTTTTTTAGTGTAAATGAAAAACAAGCAGCAATTTATAGCGGGAGATATAGTAATATAGCTCTTGGTGCTTATGATTTTCTCAAATGAGGACAAAGAAATACATTTAACTGATCTGGGGATAATACTGCAAAAGGGAACTTTTGATCAGGTGATGGTTATTCATCGAATTCAAACACTAAAAAATTTAGAATTGGATTTAATTTAACTAATTTATATACTAAAGATTCAAATTTTTATGGTGCTTTTTGAATGTCTAATGACATTATTTTAACTGGGCAATTAAAACTTACGTTATTTGCTAGACACAAAGATACTACCGACTTTACACAAATACAACCAGGAAGTGTAAAAACATATGTTTTTAAAATTAATGAAAAAGGTAATTGAAATGAGAATGATGATGAAATTAACCCTTATACAATTAACTTTGTAGAAAACATTGCTAAAGATCAAGCAAACTACGTTATTGTTAATGATTCAATTTCATATTGAGCTTCTCTTGACAAATATCAATATGTTTCTTATTATAAAAATGTTCCAGAAGATGTTAAAAACTCACCAAATTATGCTTACACTAAAAATTGATTGTCAAATGGTGGTTCTAGATCTTCTTTAGATAAAATCTTAATTGATTCAAAAGTACCTTCTACACCTTCGGATTTTGATTATAAAGTAGATGATCAAGGAAGAACTAAGTTTGGTCTTGGTTGAAAAGCAATTGAAAATTATTCTTACCAATATACAAATCAACCAGGTGGTGACGTATCAAAATCAATCAGAAATGTCCTTAGAGATAATCAAGGATCTATTTTTAATTTCCATGTTACGGCTTCAAGAGTAACAGGTGATTATATCCCTTCAGTAATTATTGAATTTGAAGTTAAACAACACAATGAAAATACAAATGACTTATTTTTCGGTTCACCTATAAATGTTAACAATTCTAATTTAAAAAATTCATTTATTGGAGCAGGAACTAATAGGTTTTGAAGTGAAAATCGTTATCATTCCATGACTTCTGGATTTATGAAAGTTTCTAAACGTAATGAATCAATGATTAAAAAATTCATAACTAGAGAAAGATCATTTGTAGAGCCTGAGTTTGCAAGTGAAAATGATAACTTGCCTAGAACAAACATCGAGTTTATTGATAAATCTAAAGATATTCAATATCAATTAATTTATACTCAATCTAAAAAGAATTATGAGAGTTTAAGAAATGCCAAAAATCAAAATAATGAATTTTTAACAGAATACGATACTAAATCCACTGTTAATTCATCAACAATAATTGCTAATAAAGATTCATTAGTTGCTAAACCCGTTTTTACAAAAGATACAGATGATAAAATTTGATATGCAGCTAACTCTGCTGGAACTCCTTTAACATCTTTTTCAAACAAAATAAATGATGGATTTTATGTTTTTGAAGATATTACTTATCGTTTAACTGATTTAGAAAAAGTTAAAAGGTATCTTAATGGTAAAAAATGATTAACCAAAGCTCAAAAAAATAAAGTTATCGAAACTGCTACAATGGTTATAAAAAACCAAAGTAATAATGATTATAAAAATAGTTATTTATTTGACCCAAGCAACGATGCATCTGATTTTCTTGCTTCAAATTTCACTAACGCTCAAGAAAGTGAATGAAATGATGGTGTATTAGCCAAAAAAGTGAATACATTAAAAGAGTTTATTTCTTGAATCGATAGATTAGATGAATCACAAAGAAAAGGAGAATCATACTACCTTTTATCTAAAGGTACAAAATATGAAGATTCTAACACACCTGCGTTTTCAATTGATAACATTGAAGTACCAATGAAAACCAACTTTTATTTAATGCAAACATCAATGCGTCCTTTTGTTCAAAGAGGATCTAATAATAACTCTAATCCAATTAGTACATACTTTAACATAGTTTCAGAATTTAATAATGATCCAGAAGCAAAAGACAGAAATATTGTTACTGAATTCAAAGATTGACCTAGAATAGAGAAAGATGTTTATTTTCAAGATCGTCTTTTAAAAGAAGTAGCAAGAACTGGTAAAGAAAACCTTGAAAAAGCTTTAAATGAAGCTTTAGCTCCACTCTCATTACCTAGTGAATTGTCAGTAGTTTCAAAAAGTTTAAAAACGTTATTGATTTACGAAACAATTAAATTTTATGATGATCCAAATACAAAACCAAGTTCTTCGGACAGATACGAATTTGTAAAAGACGGGAACGTAAATGATCAAAATTATAAAAATAAAATGGCTGACATTGTCAATAGATATGGTTTAGCAATTTCGACTTTATATAAGAAAATCGAAGCTATTAAAGATGAAAAAGATAAATTTGTCAACAATAATCCTGATTCTGATTATCACAATATTTATGCTAATTCAACCCAAGAAAATCATCTTATTAGTGATAAATGATATAAGGATTATTTAAAGAAACTTAATGATGAAGGTGTTTCTAATGCTGATAGCATTTATAGAGATTTAACACGTTTATATGCTTTTATTAATGATGCTTATGCTAACTTAAAATCTCAATGAGTTGATAAAATGGTTAGCTCAAATGGTAATAAAGAAGAATATTCAAGAAACATTGATAGTTTTGAGTTTTTAACAGAAGATCAAAAATTAACATTTAAAAATGTTGTTGCAAATAACCAAGCTGAAAACAACTATTCTTATGATGCCAATACACATGTATTAACTAATAAAATTGCTCAAACTGACAGTTTCTTACAATCAAAAACAAATGAAGCATTTAATAAATCTAAAGAAAACTTAAAAAATAATATTGATTCAGATTATCCTTATTTAACAGCTGCTGAAAAACAACAGTTAAGAGATGCTATTGATAATGCACAAATTAATAAAAATTCAGCCACTAGATTTGGTGATGATCTAAGTTTACAAAGTGCTATTTTACCTTTTAAAACTCAAAATAGTTACCGTAAACAATTAATAGATAAAGTAAATTGGTCAACTATTGATGGGAAAAATTCTGCATTAACTCAAAATCAAAAAGATGCTTTAATTAAGGAAATTAAAGAAACTACTTTCACAAGAGAAACTAAAAATGCTTACTCTGATAAAATTTCAAACTTAAATACTTCAATGGTTGAGCTTAAAAACCAATTTGATTCTTTAGATGAAGCAACTAGAAATTTAACTTCAACCAATTACACTTATTCAACTGATGATGTTAAAAGAACTTTTGAAACAAAATTACAAAAAACTAAAGAAGTGCTTCAAAATACAACTTCTCCAGCGATTGTTGATTCTAGTTCTATAAATACACTTAAATCAGATCTTAAAAATGCATATGATGCTTTAAATGGTGATTCATATGAAACAAGAGTTAAAACATTTAACAATTTAACTGAACAATTGCAAAATCAAATTTTAAATGAAATTAGACATAAAGGTACACAAAGTGAACGTGAAGCAGTCTTTAATAAAGCGCAAGAATTAAATGATTTTGTGCCATCTCTTGTATCTCAAATTAATGACGCTAAAAGAGTACAAAACACAACAGATTATACAAGTGCTTCAAATTCTAAAAAAACTAGTTTCAACAATGCTCTTAGCTCTGTTTCAGATCTAATTGATGCTAATTCAAAATTAAAAGAAATTAGTCAATTTATTTCTACAGAAAAAGTGCTTAAAAACACAAAAAGTAAAAAAAATGCATTGTCAAATGCTATTAGTGCTCTTAATGGTGATGAAATTGAACAAGAAAGAACTAGAATTAATAATTTAGTTGTTGAGTTTACTTATCCAAATTCTGCAAGCATTTTAGCTAAAAATGCTCAATTAGATCAATTTACAACTACATATACACCTGAGGCTAACACAAGTGTAACTAAAATTAGAACAACTGAAATAGATGATGCTAATGGAAAATTAAAATTAGAATATCAAATCACTTCAAGCAAATTCCAAAACGAACCAGATATTCAAATTAGTTCAACTAAAACAACAAATTTCATTACTAACTTTAAAACTTCTTCACAAGAAGAAAAAGAACGTTTAAATGATCCTGAAAATAATAATATTTTAGTTAATGTTGATGTATCAGATAAACAAGTGCAAGCATCAGCACTTAAACTTGCAAATTCAATTAATAAAATTAATTTCCAAATAACTGGACAAGCAAGCGCAAGTGATGTTGTAATTGATGGTTATGATGATGTAACTGGTGATTTACAAGTTAGTTATAAACTTCAATCAACTAAATATGGAATGACAAATGTTAAATCAGATACAGTTTATACTAAAATAATTTCAGGATTTAAAACTGAAACTATCCGTTTAAATGAGTTATTGAAAGCAAGTAATGTAACTTCAAGCGTTTTAAATAAAAATAAAGATGTAAATAATGTAACTAATGCAGACTTTAGCTTAACAGCTAATTCTAATGTTCAAAATGCAAGAGTAGATCAGGTTAATATTACTAGAAGAGATGCTGCTACAAGTAATATTGAAACAACCTTTGCTTTAATTTCAACACGTAAAAAAACTAATTTAATTACTATTAACGATTCTTCAAGACAATCATGAGCAAACTTTGCAACTCCTAAATCAAACAAAGTATCTGACACTGTTGTTGTAGGTCCTTTTAAAACTGTTGAACAAATGGAGCAAGAAAGAATTGCGGCTCTTTTACCTAATTTAGTTGCGGAATACCCAAATAGCGCTAATGTCACACCTAACCAAGCACAAACAAGTGGTATTCTGTTTAAAGTTAGAGAAAACAACACTTTAAAAGAGCTTTCAGATCCTTCAATTCAACTTTCTATTTCAAACTTTGTAATTCAAACTCCAACTCAAGAAGATTTAAGAAATGGAAAAATTAATTTCACTTATACTGTTAATTCAGCAAAACCTAATTTAAATGTTTCTCAAGATGTTACATTAAATGATGCTAATGCACCACATTCTCTTACAGGATTTAAAACAGAATCAGTGAGAATTAATGAAGTTTCTCCAACAGTTACAATTAAAAATAGCAAAGCAATTAGTGCAGATGCTGTGAAAAATTCTAATGTTGCTAATTATTTAACTTTTGCAAATTATAATAGTGCAACTGAACAAATTGCAAATATTATTGTTAATAACACAAATCAACGTAATGGTCAAATTACTATTTCTTATGATGTAGTTTCAAAATTAGTTACTACACCAAGTGCTATTTCAAAACATTTTGCAAATGTAGTTGTTAGTGATTTTGAAAATGAAAAGGAAAGACTTGCAAAATTAGATAATTTCGGTCTTATTAACCTTAAAGGCACAATTAATAAAAATACTACAAAAGCATCAAGTTTAAATGTTTCAAGTTTTGATGTTGAAACTATTAACAATAATTTAGCTAACTCAAAAGCAAAAGTTGTTCCTGCTTTAACTAATACAAATGATGAAAACGGAAGTGCTACTTGAACTTGAAGCATTGTTTCTACTAAAGCTGACCTTAAAGATGTTGTTTATCAATCAAACAAAAATAATGGTGCAACAGGATTTTTAACAAATCAAAACGAAGAAGTAAATCGTTTAAATAATGAGGTTAATGTTTCATTTACTAAAAATGCTGTTAAAGTTCTTGCTTCTCAAATTACTAGCGACAATATCGAACAATATGTTAAAGTCACAATGAATTCAAATACTCAAAAAGTAGTTTACGACAGTTTCAAATTTGATGATATTACAGGTAGATTAAAAATCACTTACCACCTTCAGTCTACTCAAAATGGATTAAACAGTGCTGTTTCTAATTCAAAAGAAGCGTTTGTAAATGTTCAAAGTAACCAATTTACAACTGAAGCAGAAAGAATTGCTAAGTTAGCGCAAGATTTAGTTAATGCAAATAGTCAAAATCCACTTGTAAATTACACAGGATTAGACAAAAATAATACCAAAGCTTCACTTGTGCAACCTGCTCAATTAATTTTTAATAATAATGTAATTAGATCAAGTGATCAAGCTAGTGGACAAGTAATAAGTATTGTTAGCACAGATGATGTTAGTGGCACACTTAATATCTCTGTTAAAATCAAAACTAATAAATCTTTAGCCCAATTGAATACCATCGATTCAGTTGGTTCCACTGATATTAGTGCAACCAAAGAAGTTAGCTTAACAGGATTCTTAACTAATTTAGAAGAGTATCGAAATTCAATTTTAAGTAAAATTGAAGAATACAAAAACGCAGGTAAAATAACACCAAAGCAAGCAAAAGAATCAACTAATGAAGCTAATAGCAAATCAACTACTGATGAGCTAGATAAAGTTAAAGAAAAACTCGAAAGAACAGCTTATCTAAATCGCGTTGATGAACTTCAAAACTTAAACCCTAAACAAAAACAAGAGTTAATTAGTAAATTAAATACTAAACCAGTAAATAATTTAGATAATATTTTTTCAAATTACCAAACAATTAACTCTAAAATGAATTCATTAAAAGAAATTATTAATGAACTTGAAACAAATAAAACAAAAGATAAATATACTCAAGCTACAAATAAAACTGATTTTGATAACTTGATGGAAAAAGCAAAAAGTTTATTAACTTCTAATCAAGATAATGGTGAAAGCATTTTAGATACCTTAATTGCTGATGAAATCACAAACGGTTCTCTTAAAAATGAGTTTGCAAAATTAAACGGTGATCAAGAAGTAGCTAAAAAATTAATCGATAATCTTGAGTTTTTAAGCGATAATGAAAAAACAAGCTTTAAAAATAAAATTGATCAAGTTGATCTTGTAGCTAATAATTCTAATTCAAAAGAGCTTATTGATAATATTGTAGAAAGTGCTCAAAACGATAATACATCTAAAGAAAATGCCTTTAATGAGATTAACGATCGCGAGCCTAAAAAACTTAATGATTCACAAATTGATGAAATCAAAAAGCAAATCAAATCTAA
This genomic window from Mycoplasmopsis gallinacea contains:
- a CDS encoding lipoprotein 17-related variable surface protein; this encodes MQDYSVSYDDNSYYTYEDYDNNIIFKFKVESFITRLDLVGGGLDVDYRIVTQDLDSNIETNYEHSRNAGSLLGLTWQQYLDILTETNDTGDTLFDKNAGRIEPTYDEIKRVTLPSEVDLEVLYKNTHISDTLLSYWGDFKRKKMITFNDKDGTYEFSLIPELFAPENFTAERFPNPYFPDDRNKDVVNKLKWIDWAENDFRKISYRQESPNGPKTFIYSNLKPSDYYGDTGFKMVVVGFKTEAQRLDEEWVKITNIKLGTHVISDDTSADNSVSNASWITFDDAKNPSSYSFSGDGITGANMHWTIESDEASRTITLKYKLESTRQREGNFTGDVFSSNERTITISGFPSEGQPAVESQQKDDIENLTPTFTADSKKQASYFDTNKEEISRSVTQDAESKYNRTVNILEVLGYDDATGKLKVKYRIESTPKDKPQEAPLSSRKKTAEIEGYLTEKQRIQNIKDSLSNESIWFNGDKKQTSPSSVDKSNITPKDLSSDNATMTITSISGNDKDGTLTTNYDIKSSKTVDQLYKGEYATNGKDVNAINNTAVSGSESLTGFKTEAERLDKLTTNLDYTDKEVTMPSATNKESVTNDLGNDQNAKVVIDSIEEANDGSGTIKFKYHFESTKDGMTGVVSSSKEATINGFKTEKQRLNELNATLDYTNKSTTMPSGSNADSITKALPNGSAATVVIDSIEERNDKDGSIKVKYHLVSSKNGMTNIVSESKEGTITGFKTEKQRLDDLSATLNYPNKDTTIASDALKEKFNSNPNTFDNAKLFMYSITEANDEAGTLKVNYHFVSTKDGMNDVVSETYSQEFSGFKIPSKELSNINDLDASFNGDNSKLPSYFDSSTADKTLSTTVDQDPDEIYNRVVKVTEVVNPNDKEGKLIIKYVIVSTNKTDPNETYISNKKEVEVPGFKTEEQRLNELSSEASYPDKENTSPSEIDVNNISFTNNLEDANVELIPDSLVKDDLTNSVTGKYKTTSTKEGAEDVSVEKEFTITNFQSEVERLNKLVNNDQATKTVTYNDASQEKEAIKASEFVAKENLLELINANISTPDSLVNKSKIEINLDDIVINDEDGTITFKYHLVSSKDEFTNADKADKTSTTEENLILDGFLTNLQARKNELINKINELVNSNNEGNSGLIEEQADELINLINSDKTDTIAKVDELEKQADITVIKNDLAKLTHLNSKQRSDADSKISKPDLTAKEAKEIYNSYVEIDAKMEKLGELVDKYNKLISDPNNKKYTSANEETKTQFDNNLNYAKELLKSDKYNGISEDLALEEVPFNLLDKLISDVNTINSLDYDYENLNNNSKFPKELIDNLRYLNEQEKQKYKDAIEPKETYSEGQAIYNYAVIVNNHKNDAINYIDSLKYLNETEKQAFKDKVIVANGEDFDLVDKIKNDVYEADLSVKKLIDAAKGAARLTNDEINQIINNLHNLGVNNPNYDNLDNQLISYNDFADALERYRKDNISSDTFLENERLLKEQIAKLDENHSYNQNNISKAAQALQDRSGLLKKDSQSEINLVHSLLESRETTFKNEISHDNLVNQNRYQNFAKNVVNAKYFKLAIKGKATKEEIQILKSIAKSDASNVIYSALIKKLDAIKVYIPRKVTSFKWWLLVSLTLLTLGFWIFMLGRKKN
- a CDS encoding Cof-type HAD-IIB family hydrolase, translated to MQREFLVENKWFKKIRNGQKVYEIRLDYPSRQNLKVGNLIRIKNQDSGDFEVAQIEQIEKFDSFKGLFAAIDNLKLGFENNDPNNYLEIEKYYSKEQQKEHKAVAYKIKLVKFNLDEIDNFVFDMDGTLLNEKNDIFKKNIASIEKFQQMGKKVIIATGRPYYTLQTTISNIKPDFPMITSNGAMIYDNQNHQLIHYDSMPSKDAQQMFDKLMELNYEFLIYTTNGMFGHPTGATKFFPERDNYSFLAPGVYTEIDATFDINKYHVCKFLILTDSAQPSLIKQIKELSASLSSIHGLYSRKTMYDVMENTATKGKGLMYLASKYSLDLNRTIAFGDGENDISMFDVVKYSVSMDNGFEITKKSSVYPGYDNNSPWIEKLLLFLESK